The DNA sequence AGCTACTTCTGTATTAAAAGATATATCATTATATGAAGAAAGTAGAGTGATTCAAGATACAGGACTGTTTTTAATAGAGTTTTTTGTGTTATTAATAGCAATATTTATATCTTCTAATCAATTTTTAAAAGATAAAAAAGAAAAATCTATTTATATAGTCTTGACAAAACCTGTGACACGTGGTATGTATATAGTAGGGAGATTGTTAGGAATGATCTTAAGTATACTATTAAATATAGCTATAATGGGAGGAATACTTTTTGGTATTGTTATATGGCAGCATGGAAAAATAGATATAAATTATATTTATATGCTGACGGCAATATTTTATAAATTGTCAATAGTAGCCTCTATTGGTGTGTTTTTTTCTGTAATATCAGATTCATTTATAACATCAAATATATTTACTTTTTCTGTATATATATTAGGGCATGCAGTTTTAGAATTAAAAATGTTAGGAGATAAAGTTTCAAATCCAATTTATAAATGGATTTTAGATCTTTTGTATTATATACTTCCTAATTTTAGAGTATTAAACTATAGAGATTATTTGACACCTGAAAAGTTTGATTTTGTAAATTTAACTTTATATACATTTGGATATATATTTGTAATAACAGCTATGACAAATATAATTTTTCAAAATAGAAAGATATAGTGGTGAAGATTATGACTATTATAAAAAATTTAATTTTTTTAGGAATCGGTGTTGCTTTTATATTTTTTAGTGGGAACTATATGATGCAAATGGATAATAAATTAAAAAATGAAGAGTATCATGGAGAAAAAGGAAAGTCTACAATAACTGTAAATTTTAAATTAATGGGAATGAAAAGGTTTGGAAGTGATGTTTTATGGATAAAACAAGTATTGGATACAGGTTCATTTGATTATGGTGCAGATAGAATTAAAAAAAATTCTGAAGCGGTATCATATCTTGATCCATATTTTATAGGGAATTATTATTTTTCAGGAACAGTTGTAGCGTTAATAAAAAAATATAAAAGATATGATTATGGATTGGAAATTTTAGGAAGAGGGTTAAAATATAATCCTAAAGATAAATATTTGAAGAACTATATAAGTGGAATAGTTGCTGCATCTAAAGGAGATATAGAAGGGGTATTAAAGGAATTTGAAAGGATATTAAAGACACATAGAGATGATAGGATGATACATACAGTGGCATTTATATATGAAGAAAAGTATAAAAAAACTAAAGAGATTAAATATTTGAAAAAAGCAATAGGGTATTGGAAGAGATTAGAAGAATCGAAAGATGAAAATTATAGAAAAATAGCAGTTGTGAAATTAGGGAAGTTGGAAGAGGTTATTGGGGTAAATAAATAATAGTAGAATTAAAGAGAAAACCTTTTTACCACGGGATAAAAAAGGATAAAAGATGGATAAAGAATAAAATTATTCGATTATGATGATAGAAATATATACCTGAGTAGCAAAATAGGAGATATTAAAATTAAAAAACAGGAAATATTATTAAAAAACAATAAGTTTAGTATAAATAAATTTTTAATAAATTAAAAAAAAGGGGGTGTAAAACTAAAGTAAAGAGGAATAAAAGTAATAAAGGAATGGTTGGAAAATAAGTTTCTTTTATTTGATAATAAAGAAGTATAAAAAGGTGAATTTGCTAGGCATAGTTTTTTATGCGGTTTTTATAAAAAGCCTGAATATTTTTATTATCAAATGGGTAAGTTATTTTTAATCTATTTCGAAACAACAGAAAAAAACAAAAAATAGGAGGATGAGAGAATGAAAAGAAGAATGGAAAAAGGGTTTACGTTGGTAGAATTGATGATTGTTGTAGCTATAATAGCTATATTGGCAGCGGTGGCAATACCACAAATGGGAAATCAAATTAGAAAAGCTAAAGATAGTGCAGCATTAGGTTCTATAGGAGCAATTAGAACTACAGTATCTGTAATGATGACAGACAATGGAGGAGTTGCACCATCAAATTTTGGAGAAGTTTTTAATGGGATAACAGCAGCTAATGCTCAAGAAGGAGTAGCAATTGCTTCAGCTATTGATACAAAAACAGTGAAAAAATTTGGGTATACTGCAGCTACAACACTTGCTGGAATAAATGTTGGGACTGGAGTTACTGCAGCTACAACTTATACAACTAATGGTGCTGATTATAAAGCAACTAATGGTATTCACAAAATATCAATTGCTTTAAATACTGCAGATGGATCTATAGATATAGATCAAGGTGGAACAAATACAGATACTAAAAACAAACAATGGAATAAATACTAAAAACAAAGGCGGTGTTTTGCCGCCTCTAATCTCTAATTAATTGTGATGCAAATATGTATGTAAAAAAACTATAAACTATATTTTCAACTATTTTTTATGCAATACTATTAACTGGAACAAGAGCATCTCTTTTAAGCATAGTTATAGCAGGAACTATTTTAATTTATTATTTAAGAAAAAGAATTTTTAAGAAAAACAGAAATTATTTTAGTATATTAATTATAGGTATTTTAATTGAATTATTATTAACAAATGGAGTTTTAAATCAAAGAATAAAAAATGCAACAAAATTAGATAAAGGCTCAACATATGCAAGATTGAATTTATATAAAAAAAGTATAATGATGATAAGCGAAAAGCCGATTATTGGACATGGAACAGGTAGTTATTATAAAGAAGAGTTAAATTATTATAATAGATTAGAAAATTATTTTAAGCAGAATAAAAAGATAAAAATAAGCGAAAAAAAAGAGTTAGAAAATTTTTATTCTATAGCAGGTCATACACATAATGAATTTTTACAGATTTATGTAGAAAATGGAATTTTGGGATTTTTATTAATGTTATTTATTGTGATATATATAATATATGATTTTGTAGTTGATTATAGAGCGGGGAAGATAATAACTTTCTTGCCATTACTAGCTATTGTTATAATAACCAATTTTTCGTTTCCATTGCATATGATACATAATTTAGTTTTGACTGGAATTATGTTGGGGGGGAATAAAATTGACAATTGATAATGGAAAATTGACAATTAGAAGAGAAAAGAACTAAGAGAAAATTTTTAACCACGAATTTACAAAGATGGGAACGAATGAAATCAAAATAAAAGATATGGGATTAAAAAACTTTTTAAAACTTGAGGTTGGAGTTTTGGATAATTAAAAAAGATAATAGGTTAATAAAATAAAAATAAATATTTGATTATTATGGTTTGAAAAAAGTATTTAGTTTTATTTTTTTAAAATTCGTGATAATTTGCGTATATTCGTGGTAAAAAATGTTTTAGATATTAATGTAGAGATGGCGATTTATCGTGCCTTTAAAAGATACATTGAAATTTACTTATTTAGTTTTGATATAAATAAAGTTTCAAAAACAGGGGGGGATTAATATTGAGAACGGTTTTACATTGGTGGAACTTATGATTGTAATAGCAATAATAGCAATATTATCAGTAGTAGCTTTACCTGAATTATCATCAAATATAAAAAAAGCAAAAGATAGTAATGTTTTAAAAGTAGTGGGGACACTAAGAGATGGAATTAATATTTATAAAACTGACAATGAGCAAGGGGATAATCCAGAAAGTATTCAAAAAATAAAATATTATATACTAGGACAGATAAAAAATAGCATAGAAGATAAAGATATAGATATAACAGATGGGATAACTTCATTAGAGATATTAGCAGGAACAGTAAATAAAGATGGGATTATAAGTAAAGGAAGCAAAGGGAAGTTGAATGGATTAAACAACATTGCAGAAATATATTATAATAATGGAACAGGAACTATATATGTAGATGGAGCAAATGGTATAAGTGGATTCAAAGATACAAAAAATAAAAATTGGAATAGTTATTAAGATTAGACAATAAAAAGGAGGAAGAAAATATGCAAAAAAAGGGATTTTTATTAGTAGCAATTTTAGTGTTATTTATGGCAGGGTGTAGCTTACCACCATTTAACACAAAGGCGAAATTAGATTATGATTTAGAAGGGGCTACAACGGAGTATAGTAATTTAAGTGCAGATAATACAAATGAATTTATAATGAGTATTCCAATAAAAGATGAAAATGCAGTT is a window from the Haliovirga abyssi genome containing:
- a CDS encoding O-antigen ligase family protein; this encodes MFYAILLTGTRASLLSIVIAGTILIYYLRKRIFKKNRNYFSILIIGILIELLLTNGVLNQRIKNATKLDKGSTYARLNLYKKSIMMISEKPIIGHGTGSYYKEELNYYNRLENYFKQNKKIKISEKKELENFYSIAGHTHNEFLQIYVENGILGFLLMLFIVIYIIYDFVVDYRAGKIITFLPLLAIVIITNFSFPLHMIHNLVLTGIMLGGNKIDN
- a CDS encoding tetratricopeptide repeat protein: MTIIKNLIFLGIGVAFIFFSGNYMMQMDNKLKNEEYHGEKGKSTITVNFKLMGMKRFGSDVLWIKQVLDTGSFDYGADRIKKNSEAVSYLDPYFIGNYYFSGTVVALIKKYKRYDYGLEILGRGLKYNPKDKYLKNYISGIVAASKGDIEGVLKEFERILKTHRDDRMIHTVAFIYEEKYKKTKEIKYLKKAIGYWKRLEESKDENYRKIAVVKLGKLEEVIGVNK
- a CDS encoding type II secretion system protein, which produces MENGFTLVELMIVIAIIAILSVVALPELSSNIKKAKDSNVLKVVGTLRDGINIYKTDNEQGDNPESIQKIKYYILGQIKNSIEDKDIDITDGITSLEILAGTVNKDGIISKGSKGKLNGLNNIAEIYYNNGTGTIYVDGANGISGFKDTKNKNWNSY
- a CDS encoding prepilin-type N-terminal cleavage/methylation domain-containing protein — its product is MKRRMEKGFTLVELMIVVAIIAILAAVAIPQMGNQIRKAKDSAALGSIGAIRTTVSVMMTDNGGVAPSNFGEVFNGITAANAQEGVAIASAIDTKTVKKFGYTAATTLAGINVGTGVTAATTYTTNGADYKATNGIHKISIALNTADGSIDIDQGGTNTDTKNKQWNKY
- a CDS encoding ABC transporter permease, giving the protein MRQIISIAKFTIKENIFNRVFNGFIMFGVVLILATSVLKDISLYEESRVIQDTGLFLIEFFVLLIAIFISSNQFLKDKKEKSIYIVLTKPVTRGMYIVGRLLGMILSILLNIAIMGGILFGIVIWQHGKIDINYIYMLTAIFYKLSIVASIGVFFSVISDSFITSNIFTFSVYILGHAVLELKMLGDKVSNPIYKWILDLLYYILPNFRVLNYRDYLTPEKFDFVNLTLYTFGYIFVITAMTNIIFQNRKI